A region of Streptomyces deccanensis DNA encodes the following proteins:
- a CDS encoding ABC transporter permease, which translates to MDTLALTLSAVFVALLFAIPLGVWAGLSDRVNRIITPLLDFMQTMPTFVYLAPLTLFFLIGGASATIATVIYAAPPAIRITAHAIRTVPETTVEAADSLGATRRQSLLKVLLPMSKRTVVMGVNQTIMAALAMVTIAALIDAPGLGKTVVQALQSLDVGTAFNAGLSIVVMAIVLDRVTTAASAREEEARRSKNRFLAWRRPLLGAGAVLTAVLVFMSHTYVWAAEFPGEGGIGSSVASAADTTTTWVQDNLSGVTNLVRDLITNGLLNPFQSLLTDSPWWLVGAVLIALGVVLGGPRAGLTTAVCVGLLVATGMWSDSMTTLASTVVATVLVMLLGVGFGVWMGRSRLVDRMLRPSLDAAQVMPPFVYLVPFLALFGATRFTAIVAAIVYAAPVAMKIIADGVRNVPAATVEAATSAGCNTWQIITKVQLPMARGALTLATNQGLIYVLSMVVVGGLVGAGALGYDVVAGFSQGQLFGKGLAAGLAIVLLGVMFDRITQAAARRTSA; encoded by the coding sequence ATGGACACTCTGGCGCTCACCCTCTCCGCGGTGTTCGTGGCGCTGCTGTTCGCGATCCCGCTGGGCGTGTGGGCGGGGCTCTCCGACCGGGTCAACCGGATCATCACGCCCCTGCTGGACTTCATGCAGACGATGCCGACCTTCGTCTATCTGGCCCCGCTGACGCTGTTCTTCCTCATCGGCGGAGCCTCCGCCACCATCGCCACCGTGATCTACGCGGCGCCCCCGGCGATCCGTATCACCGCGCACGCCATCCGGACCGTGCCGGAGACGACGGTGGAGGCGGCCGACTCGCTCGGGGCGACGCGCCGCCAGTCCCTGCTGAAGGTCCTGCTGCCGATGTCCAAGCGGACGGTGGTGATGGGCGTCAACCAGACCATCATGGCCGCCCTGGCCATGGTGACCATCGCGGCCCTCATCGACGCGCCCGGCCTCGGCAAGACCGTCGTCCAGGCGCTCCAGTCGCTCGACGTCGGCACCGCCTTCAACGCGGGCCTGTCCATCGTCGTCATGGCGATCGTCCTCGACCGGGTCACCACCGCGGCCAGCGCACGCGAGGAGGAGGCCCGGCGCTCCAAGAACCGGTTCCTCGCCTGGCGGCGGCCGCTGCTCGGCGCGGGCGCGGTCCTCACGGCCGTCCTGGTCTTCATGTCGCACACCTATGTGTGGGCGGCGGAGTTCCCCGGCGAGGGCGGCATCGGCAGCTCCGTCGCGAGCGCGGCCGACACCACGACGACCTGGGTGCAGGACAACCTCTCGGGCGTCACCAACCTCGTCCGCGACCTCATCACCAACGGACTGCTCAACCCCTTCCAGTCGCTGCTCACCGACTCCCCGTGGTGGCTGGTCGGCGCCGTGCTGATCGCGCTCGGGGTCGTCCTCGGCGGCCCGCGGGCCGGCCTCACCACGGCGGTGTGCGTGGGGCTGCTGGTCGCGACCGGGATGTGGTCCGACAGCATGACGACGCTGGCGTCGACCGTGGTCGCCACCGTCCTCGTGATGCTGCTCGGCGTCGGCTTCGGCGTGTGGATGGGCCGCAGTCGGCTGGTGGACCGCATGCTGCGGCCCAGCCTGGACGCGGCACAGGTCATGCCGCCGTTCGTCTATCTGGTGCCGTTCCTCGCGCTCTTCGGCGCGACCCGCTTCACGGCGATCGTCGCCGCGATCGTCTACGCGGCCCCCGTCGCCATGAAGATCATCGCGGACGGGGTGCGCAACGTGCCCGCGGCGACCGTGGAGGCGGCCACCTCCGCCGGGTGCAACACCTGGCAGATCATCACCAAGGTCCAACTGCCGATGGCACGCGGCGCCCTGACTCTCGCGACGAACCAGGGTCTGATCTACGTGCTGTCGATGGTTGTCGTGGGCGGCCTGGTAGGCGCCGGCGCCCTCGGCTACGACGTCGTGGCCGGTTTCTCGCAGGGCCAACTGTTCGGGAAGGGGCTCGCCGCAGGGCTCGCCATCGTCCTTCTCGGAGTCATGTTCGACCGCATCACTCAGGCCGCGGCGCGGCGAACCAGCGCATAA
- a CDS encoding ABC transporter substrate-binding protein, with translation MARQARRWRAGAAGIAVLGLTLTACGGAKVGEDSSDAGGSGSSAKCGTFNIAVNPWVGYEANAAVIAYVAENDLGCKVTKKDLKEEIAWQGFGTGEVDAVVENWGHDDLKKKYITDQKTAVDAGATGNEGLIGWYVPPWLAKAHPDITNWENLNKYAAKFKTSESGGKGQLLDGDPSFVTNDEALVKNLDLDYKVVYAGSETALIQTFRKAEKNKEWVIGYFYEPQWFMSEVPLVKVKLPDYKAGCDADAEKVACDYPVYTLDKIVSKKFADSGSPAYDLVKNFSWTNDDQNIVAKYIAVDKMTPEAAAKKWVEANRVKVDAWLK, from the coding sequence ATGGCAAGGCAAGCAAGACGATGGAGAGCCGGCGCGGCCGGTATCGCGGTCCTCGGTCTCACCCTCACCGCGTGCGGCGGTGCGAAGGTCGGTGAGGACTCCTCGGACGCGGGCGGCTCGGGCAGCTCCGCCAAGTGCGGCACCTTCAACATCGCGGTCAACCCGTGGGTCGGCTACGAGGCGAACGCGGCGGTCATCGCCTACGTCGCGGAGAACGACCTCGGCTGCAAGGTCACCAAGAAGGACCTGAAGGAGGAGATCGCCTGGCAGGGCTTCGGGACCGGTGAGGTGGACGCGGTCGTGGAGAACTGGGGCCACGACGACCTGAAGAAGAAGTACATCACCGACCAGAAGACCGCCGTGGACGCCGGCGCGACCGGCAACGAGGGCCTGATCGGCTGGTACGTGCCGCCGTGGCTCGCCAAGGCGCACCCGGACATCACCAACTGGGAGAACCTCAACAAGTACGCGGCGAAGTTCAAGACGTCCGAGTCCGGCGGCAAGGGCCAACTCCTCGACGGAGACCCGTCCTTCGTCACCAACGACGAGGCCCTCGTCAAGAACCTGGACCTGGACTACAAGGTCGTGTACGCGGGCAGCGAGACCGCCCTCATCCAGACCTTCCGCAAGGCGGAGAAGAACAAGGAATGGGTGATCGGGTACTTCTACGAGCCCCAGTGGTTCATGTCCGAGGTGCCGCTGGTCAAGGTGAAGCTGCCCGACTACAAGGCGGGCTGTGACGCCGACGCCGAGAAGGTCGCCTGCGACTACCCCGTCTACACCCTGGACAAGATCGTCAGCAAGAAGTTCGCCGACTCGGGCAGCCCGGCCTACGACCTGGTGAAGAACTTCAGCTGGACCAACGACGACCAGAACATCGTGGCGAAGTACATCGCCGTCGACAAGATGACCCCCGAGGCCGCGGCCAAGAAGTGGGTCGAGGCCAACCGCGTCAAGGTGGACGCCTGGCTCAAGTAG
- a CDS encoding GcvT family protein encodes MAGPRVVIIGAGVVGAALADEISARGWTEVTVVDQGPLPATGGSSSHAPGLVFQTNSSKTMTELARYTVEKFCSLDVDGKPCFLQVGGLEVATTPERLTELRRRHGWITAWGIESRLLTADECVERHPLVDRDKVLGGLLVPTDGLAKAVLAVEAQIRRATERGVTFLARHEVLDVLKADGEVTGVLTDQGEIPADIVVCCAGIWGPRIARMAGMNLPLTPLAHQLAWTGPIPALAGQTEEAIRPILRHQDADLYYRDRFDGIGIGYYGHRPMPITADEILSVDEADGMPSVLKFTEDDFAAAWTETQSLLPATKEADLAEGINGLFSFTTDNFPLLGESPDVKGFWVAEAVWVTHSAGVGRAMAEWLVDGHCSSFDLHECDVNRFEAHQLAPEYVLARDCQNFVEVYDILHPLQPSGDPRPIRTSPFHARQQEHGAFFLEAGGWERPQWYEANAGLVEGRSIPTPNDWAAQYWSPIVGAEAQATRETVAMYDMTALKRLEVSGPGAADLLERLCTGKVAKSVGSVTYTLFLDHDGGIRSDVTVARLARDTFQIGANGNLDLDWITRHLPADGTVQVRDITPGTCCVGLWGPLARKVLQPLTDADFSADGLKYFRAKHAYIGSVPVTAMRLSYVGELGWELYTTADQGQKLWDTLWAAAEPLGGVIAGRGAFNSLRLEKGYRSFGTDMTYEHDPYEAGVGFAVKLDKADFIGKDALLRRKENVRRKLTCLVVDDPRSVVMGKEPVLHGDRPVGYVTSAAYGYTIGKGIAYAWLPTELTEPGTALHIGYFDQRVEAVVTEEPLFDPTMSRLRG; translated from the coding sequence ATGGCGGGACCCCGAGTGGTCATCATCGGAGCGGGAGTCGTGGGAGCGGCTCTCGCGGACGAGATCTCCGCGCGAGGCTGGACCGAGGTGACCGTGGTCGACCAGGGCCCGCTCCCCGCCACCGGGGGCTCCTCCTCACACGCCCCGGGCCTGGTCTTCCAGACGAACTCCTCCAAGACGATGACCGAGCTCGCCCGGTACACCGTCGAGAAGTTCTGCTCCCTCGACGTGGACGGCAAGCCCTGCTTCCTCCAGGTCGGCGGCCTCGAAGTGGCCACCACCCCCGAGCGCCTGACCGAACTGCGGCGCCGTCACGGCTGGATCACCGCCTGGGGCATCGAGTCCCGTCTGCTCACCGCGGACGAGTGCGTCGAGCGCCACCCGCTGGTCGACCGCGACAAGGTCCTCGGCGGCCTCCTGGTCCCCACCGACGGCCTCGCCAAGGCGGTCCTCGCCGTCGAGGCGCAGATCCGCCGGGCCACCGAGCGCGGCGTGACCTTCCTGGCCCGCCACGAGGTCCTCGACGTCCTCAAGGCCGACGGCGAGGTCACCGGCGTCCTCACCGACCAGGGCGAGATCCCCGCCGACATCGTCGTGTGCTGCGCCGGCATCTGGGGCCCGAGGATCGCCCGCATGGCCGGCATGAACCTCCCGCTGACCCCGCTCGCCCACCAGCTCGCCTGGACCGGCCCGATCCCGGCACTCGCCGGTCAGACCGAGGAGGCGATCCGGCCGATCCTGCGCCACCAGGACGCCGACCTCTACTACCGCGACCGCTTCGACGGCATCGGCATCGGTTACTACGGCCACCGCCCGATGCCCATCACCGCCGACGAGATCCTCTCCGTCGACGAGGCCGACGGCATGCCGTCGGTCCTGAAGTTCACCGAGGACGACTTCGCCGCCGCCTGGACCGAGACCCAGTCGCTGCTGCCCGCCACCAAGGAGGCGGACCTCGCGGAGGGCATCAACGGCCTGTTCTCCTTCACCACCGACAACTTCCCGCTGCTCGGCGAGTCCCCCGACGTCAAGGGCTTCTGGGTCGCCGAGGCCGTCTGGGTCACCCACTCCGCCGGAGTCGGCCGGGCCATGGCCGAATGGCTGGTCGACGGCCACTGCTCCTCCTTCGACCTCCACGAGTGCGACGTCAACCGCTTCGAGGCGCACCAGCTCGCCCCGGAGTACGTCCTGGCCCGCGACTGCCAGAACTTCGTCGAGGTCTACGACATCCTCCACCCCCTCCAGCCCTCCGGGGACCCGCGCCCCATCCGCACCAGCCCCTTCCACGCCCGCCAGCAGGAGCACGGCGCCTTCTTCCTGGAGGCGGGCGGCTGGGAGCGCCCGCAGTGGTACGAGGCCAACGCCGGCCTCGTCGAGGGCCGTTCCATCCCCACCCCGAACGACTGGGCCGCCCAGTACTGGTCGCCGATCGTCGGCGCCGAGGCCCAGGCCACCCGCGAGACCGTCGCGATGTACGACATGACGGCCCTCAAGCGCCTGGAGGTGAGCGGTCCCGGCGCCGCCGACCTCCTGGAACGCCTGTGCACCGGCAAGGTCGCCAAATCCGTCGGCTCGGTGACCTACACCCTCTTCCTCGACCACGACGGCGGCATCCGCAGCGACGTCACCGTCGCCCGCCTCGCCCGCGACACCTTCCAGATCGGCGCCAACGGCAACCTCGACCTGGACTGGATCACCCGCCACCTCCCCGCCGACGGCACGGTCCAGGTACGCGACATCACCCCCGGCACCTGCTGCGTCGGACTGTGGGGTCCGCTGGCCCGCAAGGTCCTCCAGCCCCTCACCGACGCCGACTTCTCGGCCGACGGCCTGAAGTACTTCCGCGCCAAGCACGCCTACATCGGCTCGGTGCCCGTCACCGCGATGCGCCTGAGCTACGTCGGCGAACTCGGCTGGGAGCTCTACACCACCGCCGACCAGGGCCAGAAGCTCTGGGACACCCTCTGGGCGGCCGCCGAACCGCTCGGCGGCGTCATCGCCGGCCGCGGCGCCTTCAACAGCCTCCGCCTGGAGAAGGGCTACCGCTCCTTCGGCACCGACATGACCTACGAGCACGACCCCTACGAGGCCGGCGTCGGCTTCGCCGTCAAGCTCGACAAGGCCGACTTCATCGGCAAGGACGCGCTGCTGCGCCGCAAGGAGAACGTCCGGCGCAAGCTGACCTGCCTCGTCGTCGACGACCCCCGCTCGGTCGTCATGGGCAAGGAACCGGTCCTCCACGGCGACCGCCCCGTCGGCTACGTCACCAGCGCCGCCTACGGCTACACCATCGGCAAGGGCATCGCCTACGCCTGGCTCCCGACGGAACTCACGGAACCCGGCACCGCGCTGCACATCGGCTACTTCGACCAGCGCGTCGAGGCCGTCGTCACCGAGGAACCCCTGTTCGACCCCACCATGTCCCGCCTCCGTGGCTGA
- a CDS encoding bifunctional methylenetetrahydrofolate dehydrogenase/methenyltetrahydrofolate cyclohydrolase: MNATLLDGKATAADIRRELTERVAKLTATDGRPPGLGTVLVGEDPGSHAYVAGKHRDCAQVGIASIRRDLPADATQQQVEDVIDELNADPACTGYIVQLPLPRHLDANAVLERMDPAKDADGLHPVNLGRLTLGVDAPLPCTPRGIVELLRRHEVPLAGARVCVVGRGITVGRPIGLLLTRRSENATVTLCHTGTQGLAWHTREADIVIAAAGSPGLITKDMLRPGAAVLDVGITRTDQGLVGDIHPDAAQVAGWIAPMPGGVGPMTRAMLLANVVEAAERNGDVR, encoded by the coding sequence GTGAACGCAACACTGCTCGACGGCAAGGCGACCGCCGCCGACATCCGCCGCGAACTCACGGAGCGCGTGGCCAAGTTGACCGCCACCGACGGCCGCCCGCCCGGCCTCGGCACCGTCCTGGTCGGCGAGGACCCAGGCAGCCACGCCTACGTCGCCGGCAAGCACCGCGACTGCGCCCAGGTCGGCATCGCCTCCATCCGCCGCGACCTGCCCGCCGACGCCACCCAGCAGCAGGTCGAGGACGTCATCGACGAGCTGAACGCCGACCCCGCCTGCACCGGCTACATCGTCCAGCTCCCCCTGCCGCGCCACCTCGACGCGAACGCCGTACTGGAACGCATGGACCCGGCCAAGGACGCCGACGGCCTGCACCCCGTCAACCTCGGCCGGCTCACCCTCGGCGTCGACGCCCCCCTGCCCTGCACCCCCCGCGGCATCGTCGAACTCCTGCGCCGCCACGAGGTGCCGCTCGCCGGCGCCCGGGTTTGCGTGGTGGGGCGGGGCATCACGGTCGGCCGTCCCATCGGCCTGCTGCTCACCCGCCGCTCCGAGAACGCCACCGTGACCCTGTGCCACACCGGCACCCAGGGCCTTGCCTGGCACACCCGCGAGGCCGACATCGTCATCGCGGCGGCCGGCTCACCCGGCCTGATCACCAAGGACATGCTGCGCCCCGGCGCGGCCGTCCTGGACGTCGGCATCACCCGCACCGACCAGGGCCTGGTCGGCGACATCCACCCGGACGCCGCCCAGGTCGCCGGCTGGATCGCGCCGATGCCCGGCGGAGTGGGCCCCATGACCCGCGCGATGTTGCTGGCCAACGTCGTCGAGGCCGCCGAGCGGAACGGAGACGTCCGATGA
- a CDS encoding sarcosine oxidase subunit beta family protein, whose amino-acid sequence MSPRTPGADLPEHPAWLWRDPEPKKSYDVVIVGGGGHGLATAHYLARNHGITNVAVLEKGWLGGGNMARNTTIIRSNYLWDESAGIYEHALKLWEGLEEELDYPILFSQRGVLNLAHSLQDVRDSVRRVEANRLNGVDAEWLDADGVKDVCPIVNISQDVRYPVLGATYQPRAGIAKHDHVAWGLARSADAAGIDIIQNCEVTGLDVVDNRVVGVRTTRGRIAAGKVALCSAGHTSVLAAMAGIQLPVQSHPLQALVSELLEPVHPTVVMSNAVHVYVSQAHKGELVMGAGIDAYNSYTQRGAFHIIEEQMAAALELFPIFARAHVLRTWGGIVDVSPDASPIVGLSPVDNLYLNCGWGTGGFKATPGVGWVYAHTIAHDTPHALNAPFSLDRFTTGALVDEHGAAAVAH is encoded by the coding sequence ATGAGCCCCCGCACCCCCGGTGCCGACCTGCCCGAGCACCCCGCATGGCTGTGGCGCGACCCCGAGCCGAAGAAGTCGTACGACGTGGTGATCGTCGGCGGCGGCGGACACGGCCTGGCCACCGCCCACTACCTGGCCCGGAACCACGGCATCACCAACGTCGCCGTGCTGGAGAAGGGCTGGCTCGGCGGCGGCAACATGGCCCGCAACACCACGATCATCCGCTCGAACTACCTGTGGGACGAGAGCGCCGGCATCTACGAGCACGCGCTCAAGCTCTGGGAGGGCCTGGAGGAGGAGCTCGACTACCCGATCCTCTTCTCCCAGCGCGGGGTGCTGAACCTCGCGCACAGCCTCCAGGACGTCCGCGACAGCGTGCGCCGTGTGGAGGCCAACCGCCTCAACGGCGTGGACGCGGAATGGCTCGACGCCGACGGCGTCAAGGACGTCTGCCCCATCGTCAACATCTCCCAGGACGTGCGCTACCCGGTCCTGGGCGCCACCTACCAGCCGCGCGCGGGCATCGCCAAGCACGACCACGTGGCCTGGGGCCTGGCCCGCTCCGCCGACGCGGCCGGTATCGACATCATCCAGAACTGCGAGGTCACCGGTCTCGACGTGGTCGACAACCGCGTCGTCGGCGTCCGCACCACCCGGGGCCGCATCGCGGCCGGCAAGGTCGCGCTCTGCTCGGCGGGCCACACCTCGGTCCTCGCCGCCATGGCGGGCATCCAACTGCCCGTCCAGAGCCACCCGTTGCAGGCCCTGGTCTCCGAACTCCTGGAACCGGTGCACCCCACGGTCGTGATGTCCAACGCCGTCCATGTGTACGTCAGCCAGGCGCACAAGGGCGAGCTGGTGATGGGGGCGGGCATCGACGCGTACAACTCGTACACCCAGCGCGGCGCCTTCCACATCATCGAGGAGCAGATGGCCGCGGCCCTGGAGCTCTTCCCCATCTTCGCCCGCGCGCACGTCCTGCGCACCTGGGGCGGCATCGTCGACGTCAGCCCCGACGCCTCGCCGATCGTAGGGCTCAGCCCCGTCGACAACCTCTACCTCAACTGCGGCTGGGGGACGGGCGGCTTCAAGGCCACCCCGGGCGTCGGCTGGGTCTACGCCCACACCATCGCCCACGACACCCCGCACGCCCTCAACGCCCCCTTCTCGCTCGACCGTTTCACCACCGGCGCGCTCGTCGACGAGCACGGCGCGGCCGCGGTGGCCCACTAG
- a CDS encoding sarcosine oxidase subunit alpha family protein, with protein MLLITCPWCGPRDEAEFHYGGQAHVAYPETPSALTDEEWARYLFFRDNTKGPFAERWSHAAGCRRWFNAIRDTSTNEILSVYRAGEPRPATPEPRPVTAQPSPVTSQPRPASPARPAFEDEAVQAEGGPGGAAPGSGVAGAQPLEDGTGRGGGGEPTQPFRHPTRGRIDRDTPLTFTFDGTEYQGHRGDTLASALLANGVIEAGTSIKLGRPRGIFSAGVEEPNAIIQIEAPFPEPMLPATTVELYDGLVATSLPGQGRLATEPDPARYDAVHTHCDLLVVGAGPAGLAAAAAAAHSGARVILADDQPEPGGSLLGTAEHLDWVGETAAALDAAPEVRVLHSTTVFGYYDDNHLLAVERRTNHLGGAAPDHVSRERVWRIRARRVVLATGAHERSLAFADNDRPGVMLASSARTHVNRHGALPGRRAVVLTTNDSAYAAALDLASAGLDITAIVDTRPEPGEWAERARAAGIEVLAGHAVTGTEGEPRLTAVTVAPYGEPGGQREFAVDLLLVSGGWNPVAHLFSQAGGKLRHDEALGSFVPDTCRQAVEVVGAASGLFDTAGVLAQGAAAGARAIEAEGYTAEAPRLPAIAPQPAGTPPMHVYVVPGDSDAPRFVDLQRDVTVADLARATGAGLRSVEHTKRYTTAGTANDQGKTSGVLASGVVAELLGVDVSSLGTTTFRPPYTPVSFAALAGRDRGVLSDPVRTTALHDWHVGHGALFENVGQWKRPWYYPRDGEDMETAVLRECAATREGVGFMDASTLGKIDVQGPDAGVFLDLLYTNMMSTLKVGMIRYGVMCRPDGMVFDDGTVIRVDRDRFLVTTTTGNAATVLDWMEEWLQTEWPELKVHCTSVTEQWATVALVGPKSREVLGSLAPGLAVANEDFPFMAWRETTVAGIEARVCRISFSGELAYEINVSPWEALTLWEALYEAGAPYGITPYGTETMHVLRAEKGYPIIGQDTDGTVTPQDLGMSWVVSKKKSDFIGKRSHTRPDAVRPDRKHLVGLLPEDPGTFLPEGTHLVADSVLPAPPVPMLGHVTSSYRSAALGRTFALALVKGGRDRVGERLYAPVGDRLVPVTVASPVLYDPEGARRDG; from the coding sequence ATGCTGCTCATCACCTGCCCGTGGTGCGGGCCCCGCGACGAGGCCGAGTTCCACTACGGCGGCCAGGCCCACGTGGCCTACCCGGAGACCCCCTCCGCCCTCACCGACGAGGAGTGGGCCCGCTACCTCTTCTTCCGCGACAACACCAAGGGCCCCTTCGCCGAACGCTGGAGCCACGCGGCGGGCTGCCGCCGCTGGTTCAACGCGATCCGCGACACGTCCACGAACGAGATCCTGTCGGTGTACCGCGCGGGGGAGCCCCGCCCGGCCACCCCGGAGCCGAGGCCGGTCACGGCCCAGCCGAGCCCGGTCACGTCCCAGCCGCGTCCGGCATCACCAGCCCGTCCGGCGTTCGAGGACGAGGCCGTTCAGGCCGAAGGGGGGCCCGGGGGCGCAGCCCCCGGAAGCGGGGTCGCAGGGGCGCAGCCCCTTGAGGATGGGACGGGTAGGGGCGGCGGGGGCGAGCCGACCCAACCGTTCCGGCACCCCACCCGAGGCCGCATCGACCGCGACACCCCCCTCACCTTCACCTTCGACGGCACCGAGTACCAGGGCCACCGAGGCGACACCCTCGCCTCCGCCCTCCTCGCCAACGGCGTCATCGAAGCCGGCACCAGCATCAAACTCGGCCGCCCCCGAGGCATCTTCTCCGCCGGCGTCGAAGAGCCCAACGCGATCATCCAGATCGAGGCACCCTTCCCCGAGCCGATGCTCCCCGCAACCACCGTCGAGCTCTACGACGGCCTGGTCGCCACCAGCCTCCCCGGCCAGGGCCGCCTCGCCACAGAACCCGACCCCGCCCGCTACGACGCCGTACACACCCACTGCGACCTCCTGGTCGTGGGCGCGGGCCCGGCCGGCCTCGCGGCCGCCGCCGCGGCGGCGCACAGCGGCGCCCGCGTCATCCTCGCCGACGACCAGCCGGAACCCGGCGGCAGCCTCCTCGGCACCGCCGAACACCTCGACTGGGTGGGCGAGACGGCCGCCGCGCTCGACGCCGCCCCCGAGGTCCGCGTCCTGCACAGCACCACCGTCTTCGGCTACTACGACGACAACCACCTCCTCGCCGTCGAGCGCCGCACCAACCACCTCGGCGGCGCGGCCCCCGACCACGTCTCCCGGGAACGCGTCTGGCGCATCCGCGCCCGCCGCGTCGTCCTCGCGACCGGCGCCCACGAACGCTCCCTCGCCTTCGCGGACAACGACCGCCCCGGCGTGATGCTGGCCTCCTCGGCCCGCACCCACGTCAACCGCCACGGTGCCCTGCCCGGCCGCCGCGCGGTCGTCCTCACCACCAACGACAGCGCCTACGCGGCCGCCCTGGACCTCGCCTCGGCGGGCCTGGACATCACGGCGATCGTCGACACCCGCCCCGAACCGGGGGAGTGGGCCGAGCGCGCCAGGGCCGCGGGCATCGAGGTCCTGGCCGGACACGCCGTCACCGGCACCGAGGGCGAGCCCCGCCTCACCGCCGTGACCGTCGCCCCGTACGGCGAGCCCGGCGGGCAGCGGGAGTTCGCCGTCGACCTGCTGCTGGTCTCCGGCGGCTGGAACCCGGTGGCGCACCTGTTCAGCCAGGCCGGCGGCAAGCTCCGCCACGACGAGGCGCTGGGCTCCTTCGTGCCCGACACCTGCCGCCAGGCCGTCGAGGTCGTGGGCGCCGCGAGCGGCCTCTTCGACACCGCCGGCGTCCTCGCCCAGGGCGCCGCCGCCGGTGCCCGCGCGATCGAGGCCGAGGGCTACACGGCCGAGGCGCCCCGCCTCCCCGCGATCGCCCCGCAGCCCGCCGGCACACCGCCGATGCACGTCTACGTCGTCCCGGGCGACTCGGACGCCCCCCGCTTCGTCGACCTCCAACGCGACGTCACGGTGGCCGACCTGGCCCGCGCGACCGGCGCCGGCCTGCGCTCGGTGGAGCACACCAAGCGGTACACCACCGCCGGCACGGCCAACGACCAGGGCAAGACCTCCGGCGTGCTGGCCAGCGGGGTCGTCGCCGAACTCCTCGGTGTGGACGTCTCCTCCCTCGGCACGACCACCTTCCGCCCGCCGTACACCCCGGTCTCCTTCGCCGCCCTCGCGGGCCGCGACCGGGGCGTGCTCAGCGACCCGGTCCGGACGACCGCCCTGCACGACTGGCACGTCGGGCACGGCGCGCTGTTCGAGAACGTCGGCCAGTGGAAGCGCCCCTGGTACTACCCGAGGGACGGCGAGGACATGGAGACCGCCGTGCTGCGCGAGTGCGCCGCCACCCGTGAGGGCGTGGGCTTCATGGACGCCTCCACCCTCGGCAAGATCGACGTCCAGGGCCCGGACGCCGGGGTCTTCCTCGACCTGCTCTACACCAACATGATGAGCACCCTGAAGGTCGGCATGATCCGCTACGGCGTCATGTGCCGCCCGGACGGCATGGTCTTCGACGACGGCACGGTCATCCGGGTCGACCGCGACCGGTTCCTGGTCACCACGACGACCGGCAACGCCGCCACCGTGCTCGACTGGATGGAGGAGTGGCTCCAGACGGAGTGGCCCGAGCTGAAGGTCCACTGCACCTCCGTGACCGAACAGTGGGCCACCGTCGCCCTGGTCGGCCCGAAGTCCCGTGAGGTCCTCGGCTCCCTCGCCCCCGGACTCGCCGTCGCCAACGAGGACTTCCCGTTCATGGCCTGGCGCGAGACCACCGTCGCGGGCATCGAGGCCCGGGTCTGCCGGATCAGCTTCTCCGGTGAACTCGCCTACGAGATCAACGTCTCGCCGTGGGAGGCACTGACCCTCTGGGAGGCGCTGTACGAGGCCGGCGCCCCGTACGGCATCACCCCGTACGGCACCGAGACCATGCACGTCCTGCGCGCCGAGAAGGGCTACCCGATCATCGGCCAGGACACCGACGGCACCGTCACCCCGCAGGACCTCGGGATGAGCTGGGTCGTCTCGAAGAAGAAGTCGGACTTCATCGGCAAGCGGTCCCACACCCGCCCCGACGCCGTCCGGCCCGACCGCAAGCACCTGGTCGGCCTCCTCCCCGAGGACCCGGGCACCTTCCTCCCCGAGGGCACCCACCTGGTCGCCGACAGCGTGCTGCCGGCCCCGCCCGTCCCGATGCTCGGTCACGTCACCTCCAGCTACCGCAGCGCCGCCCTCGGCCGGACCTTCGCGCTCGCCCTGGTCAAGGGCGGCCGGGACCGCGTCGGCGAGCGGCTGTACGCCCCCGTGGGCGACCGACTGGTCCCCGTGACCGTCGCGAGCCCCGTCCTCTACGACCCCGAGGGAGCCCGCCGCGATGGCTGA